The Deinococcus depolymerans genome contains the following window.
GCGCAGCAACGCCAGATCCGTCGCCGGGTCACGCCCCGCCACGGCCGCGCCCCGGCGCTCGCCAGCGGCCGTCACGACCGTCACTTCATCGGTGGGCAGCACGTGCGCCGCCGTCAGGATCAGGCCCTCACCGATCACCGTGCCACTCACGGGTCGCGCCGCCCGGACCTGCACCACCCTCTCCGACGCCGCCTCGACCGCGTCCGCCATTCCCTTCGAAAGTTCAGAAAAGATCGTCATGCCCACATGGTGATCCCCGCGCCCCGCCCGCACGCCCGGCAAACGGACAGGTGCCCACCCTGGCCGGATGGAGGGGCCGGCCCGGACCGCACCTGCAGAGGGGGCGCTATCCTGCCGCCATGCCCCAGACCCTGTCCGTGGTGCCCGGCGAGTACGCCGTCTCACAGCTGCCTGCCGGGAGCGCCGCGCCCGCCTGGGCCTTCACGGGCGACCTGTGGTGCGTCCTGGGCGTCAGCGACGAACTGTCCGTCGTGTGCCCCGCCGCGAACGTCCCGCCCGGCGTGACCACCCAGCCCGGCTGGGCCGCACTGAAACTCCACGGTCCGTTCGACTTCACCCTCAGCGGCATCCTCGCCAGTGTCCTGAACCCCCTGCGGGACGCGGAGGTCGGCATCTTCGCGCTGTCCACCTTCAACACCGACTACGTCCTCGTGGCGCAGGCCGACCTGCGCCGCGCCGCCCAGGCCCTCCGGGCGGCCGGGCACACGCTGCTGGACTGATACGGACTCGGATTGAATGGGCTTTGCAGCCCATTCAATCCGAGCGAAGCGACTCGTAGAGCTGCCCCGCAGAGCAGGAGAAAAACGTCCCTCCGGACGTGGAGCTGGCAAGCCGGTGAGGTTCCGGATTGTCAGCGAAACAAACGGCAGTTCGTATGATACGGACTCCGATTGAATGGCTTACAAAGCCGTTCAATCCGAGCGAAGCGAGTGGGAGAAAACCGGGTTCCGGACGTGGAGTGAACAGATCGGTGGTGTTCCGATCTGTTCACGAAACAAACGGCAGTCCGTATGAGCAGGCAGTGGGGACCCGTGGACACGGTCCCCCTGTCCCTACAGTTCAGTTCCTTCCGGGTTCAGGATCACGTACCGCGTGACCGCCACCACCTGACCCCCGTACGTTTCCGGGTTCGCGTGGCCTTCCTCGCGCATGCCCAGGCGGCGCATCAGCGCGTGCGACCGGGCGTTCGGCGCGTGCACGTGCGCCGTCACCCTCGGCAGGCCCGCTGCCCACGCCAGGGTCAGCAGGTCCCGGCACGCCCCGAACGCCACCCCGCGCCCCCACTGCGCCCGGTCCCCGAGGGCGATCCCCAGCTCCGCGCCGTCCGGCCCGATGCGGCCCAGGTCCGCGTACCCGACCAGTTCGCCGTTCACCGTGACCCCCCAGCGGCGGAAAGCAGCTTCCTGCGCCGCGATGATCGCCTGCCAGTGCCGCCGCACCACCCGCGCCGACAGGCCCGGCGTCCAGTCCACCGCGCGGCAGAACACCGGGTCTGCCGCCCACCGCACCGCCGCGGCCTCATCACCGGGGCGCAGGGGCCGCAGGGCGACCGTCACGCTGTCGGGCGTCATGGGGTCAGGTCCGCCACGATCTGCGCGGCGCTGGCCGTGCGCGCCTGCCGGTAACCGTCCCCGGCCCACAGGCTCAGCAGTTCCGGGTTGCCGGCTTGGGCGGCGGCGGCGCGCAGGGGGCGGGTCAGGGCGTTCTGGGTGGGGGTGGGCAGGGGAGAGGTGACGGTGTCGGTGAAGGAGTTGCGCAGGCCGCGTGCGGGTCGGCCGCTGAACGCGCGGGTCAGGACGGTGGGCCGCCCCTCCCGCAGCGCGGCGCGGTATGGGGCGGTGGTTCCGGCCTCGTCGGCCAGCAGGAACGCCGTGCCGCACTGGGCAAGGGCCGCTCCGGCCTGCAGGGCGGCCTGCACGTCCGCGGCGGCCATCAGGCCCCCGGCGGCGATCACGGGCACGCTCAGGGCCGCGCTGACCTGCCGGGTCAGGTGCAGGGTATCCGCGTGGTCATCCTGCATCCACCCGCCGCGGTGACCGCCGGCCGCGCCGCCCTGCACGGTCACGGCGTCCACGCCGTCCTGCGCCAGCAGGTGCGCTTCCCGGAGGCTGGTGGCCGTGCCGATCACCAGCACGCCCGCTGCGTGCAGGGCGTCCAGTGCGGCGGGTGGCAGGCGACCGAATGCGAAGGAGAAAGCAGCGGGCGGATCGGCGAGGACCGCGTTCAGCTGCGCGCCGAAGTCCTCCTGCACCTGCGGCGGCAGCGTGGGCGGTGGCAGGTGCAGCGCCGCGTGGAAGGGCGCCAGTTCCTCGAGGGCCAGGGCAACCGCTGCGGGCGTGACGGTGGGGACCGGCTGCGGCGCG
Protein-coding sequences here:
- a CDS encoding NAD(P)H-dependent flavin oxidoreductase, whose product is MNALRSWPEFQATLRVPLVLAPMAGGVGTPALAAAVSQAGGLGSLGAAYLTPTQIGGAMAAVRAHTDRPFLVNLFAPQPVPTVTPAAVALALEELAPFHAALHLPPPTLPPQVQEDFGAQLNAVLADPPAAFSFAFGRLPPAALDALHAAGVLVIGTATSLREAHLLAQDGVDAVTVQGGAAGGHRGGWMQDDHADTLHLTRQVSAALSVPVIAAGGLMAAADVQAALQAGAALAQCGTAFLLADEAGTTAPYRAALREGRPTVLTRAFSGRPARGLRNSFTDTVTSPLPTPTQNALTRPLRAAAAQAGNPELLSLWAGDGYRQARTASAAQIVADLTP
- a CDS encoding GNAT family N-acetyltransferase codes for the protein MTPDSVTVALRPLRPGDEAAAVRWAADPVFCRAVDWTPGLSARVVRRHWQAIIAAQEAAFRRWGVTVNGELVGYADLGRIGPDGAELGIALGDRAQWGRGVAFGACRDLLTLAWAAGLPRVTAHVHAPNARSHALMRRLGMREEGHANPETYGGQVVAVTRYVILNPEGTEL
- a CDS encoding ACT domain-containing protein; this encodes MPQTLSVVPGEYAVSQLPAGSAAPAWAFTGDLWCVLGVSDELSVVCPAANVPPGVTTQPGWAALKLHGPFDFTLSGILASVLNPLRDAEVGIFALSTFNTDYVLVAQADLRRAAQALRAAGHTLLD